NNNNNNNNNNNNNNNNNNNNNNNNNNNNNNNNNNNNNNNNNNNNNNNNNNNNNNNNNNNNNNNNNNNNNNNNNNNNNNNNNNNNNNNNNNNNNNNNNNNNNNNNNNNNNNNNNNNNNNNNNNNNNNNNNNNNNNNNNNNNNNNNNNNNNNNNNNNNNNNNNNNNNNNNNNNNNNNNNNNNNNNNNNNNNNNNNNNNNNNNNNNNNNNNNNNNNNNNNNNNNNNNNNNNNNNNNNNNNNNNNNNNNNNNNNNNNNNNNNNNNNNNNNNNNNNNNNNNNNNNNNNNNNNNNNNNNNNNNNNNNNNNNNNNNNNNNNNNNNNNNNNNNNNNNNNNNNNNNNNNNNNNNNNNNNNNNNNNNNNNNNNNNNNNNNNNNNNNNNNNNNNNNNNNNNNNNNNNNNNNNNNNNNNNNNNNNNNNNNNNNNNNNNNNNNNNNNNNNNNNNNNNNNNNNNNNNNNNNNNNNNNNNNNNNNNNNNNNNNNNNNNNNNNNNNNNNNNNNNNNNNNNNNNNNNNNNNNNNNNNNNNNNNNNNNNNNNNNNNNNNNNNNNNNNNNNNNNNNNNNNNNNNNNNNNNNNNNNNNNNNNNNNNNNNNNNNNNNNNNNNNNNNNNNNNNNNNNNNNNNNNNNNNNNNNNNNNNNNNNNNNNNNNNNNNNNNNNNNNNNNNNNNNNNNNNNNNNNNNNNNNNNNNNNNNNNNNNNNNNNNNNNNNNNNNNNNNNNNNNNNNNNNNNNNNNNNNNNNNNNNNNNNNNNNNNNNNNNNNNNNNNNNNNNNNNNNNNNNNNNNNNNNNNNNNNNNNNNNNNNNNNNNNNNNNNNNNNNNNNNNNNNNNNNNNNNNNNNNNNNNNNNNNNNNNNNNNNNNNNNNNNNNNNNNNNNNNNNNNNNNNNNNNNNNNNNNNNNNNNNNNNNNNNNNNNNNNNNNNNNNNNNNNNNNNNNNNNNNNNNNNNNNNNNNNNNNNNNNNNNNNNNNNNNNNNNNNNNNNNNNNNNNNNNNNNNNNNNNNNNNNNNNNNNNNNNNNNNNNNNNNNNNNNNNNNNNNNNNNNNNNNNNNNNNNNNNNNATGTCAGATTACAGGTATTTTCAGAGTAGGGCAATTCTTGCACCCACGCTTGAGAGTGTCGAGAAGGTAAACGATTTTGTCTTGACAATCTTTTCAGGGATGGAAAAGGAGTATTTGAGCTCTgacacaacatgtcaagctgatGAGAATGAAGATGTAAAACAAGAGTGGTTCACATCAGAGTTTCTAAATGACATCAAATGTTCGGGACTACTCAATCACAAGTTGACTTTGAAGCCAGGAGTCGCTGTAATGCTACTGCGAAACATAGACCAGACTTCAGGTTTATGCAACGGGACAAGATTAATAGTTAACAAACTTGGCAGCAACGTAATTGGAGCGACGGTAGTGAGCGGTAGAAATATTGGAGATAAAGTGTACATTccaagaatgaacttgatcccttCAGATTCAGGATTGCCATTTAAGTTCCAACGGAGACAATTTTCATTAACAATATTCTTTGCAATGACCATTAACATGAGTCAGGATCAATCATTATCACATGTACGGCTTTATTTGCCAAAATCAATGTTCATCTATGGACAACTTTATGTTGCTTTGTCAAGAGTTAAGAGTCGCAGTGGTCTCAGGGTTTTAATTCTAAACGAAGACGGCAATCCaaagtcatcaacaacaaatgtcgtgttcaaagaggtttttaataatatttaggtaagaataatattattttcattttaatagcaTGTTATGATTTACACTTTTGTACAAATCTTTACTatagatataactaatttatctataactcttttttcaaatttgaaatgaaatgtgtAACAAGGAGCCCAACATTCAATGATTTTCTAATGAAGTTAGTAAGATACTAGGTTGtcgataattttttattagctttttgatataaaatttagggtaaaattaacatgctattattacagttatatatgttcttattttttttatctccctccttatggttcaagaatattataaacttcgAACTCTTCTATtcatattttactttgaataaagataaaataacatatttaacacgtttattatataacgatgatgatagtgttatactaaatttaaaaaatatatgattataaaatattatttttaatttaatttatcaaatttaaatataagtcCGTGCATCGCACGGGTTTAACACTAGTTATTTACAAATAGATAGATTATtgcctatttcaacctgagatcaatataatttattatttatccaAATAACAATACTCATTTTTTGAGTAAACACCCAATTCGATTCTTGTTCATTTTTATGAAAGATAAAGCgatttttgtcaaaaaaaatgTCACTTCGACCttcaatctttttattttaggaCAATACGGTTCTTCtgttaaaaaattcattaaataataataaaaattagtattgtgtgagttttatttgtattttgtggggGTTTTAAACCCCCACAAAAATCTTTTCAACAATATAACCAATTACTACCATTACTACCATTATCTTTTTCATCCTCATTATTATTATCACTCTTacctctattatttttattgtgtaatcatactttatcatcatcattatctccTCTACTGTCATCATCACCAATACCAATATTATCAACATCAAAGTTCTCTTCTTTCATTTCTTATTCgatgttatttttttcctttaaaagatattgtattataattacttttttttgtgGCATCATTTTTATCAATGGTTTTTCTTCACTTAACCACTATTGatgaagaaaatttttaaaaacaaagttATTAATAAATTGTGGGAGGTTTAAAACTCccacaaattacaaataaaatccccacaaaattaatttttattattatttaataaattttttaacagagGAACCGTattgtcccaaaataaaaaggttgaaaGTCGAAGTGTCCCTTTTTTTGGATAGGAATCGCTTTGTCCTTCGTGAAAATAGACAAGGACCGGATTGAGTATTTACTCCtccttttttcttaaaaacaagAGAGCTTGCTAAGTTGTTCACTCGTTCCCGATTCAAATTTACATAGCAATCGGATATTAATTCATTTATCTTtgaatttggatcctctaaattttaaatatttattttaaaaaataaagtataattttttatttttaaataattttttctcatatttttctttatttcatcTATAAactaaataatgaaaaattatattttaccttttaaaataaaattcaaattttaaaaaatttaaattttttatcttttatttatatccAAAAAAAACCAAATCAAGATacaatttcaaccaaaaaatcAACAATTTATCGATTAACTTCAaacaatcttttcaaaatttcaatctTAGCCCACTTGCTAagatttaaaaaactaaaaataaaaattaggtcaaacatttaaataaaaaactttaaatttaaCACACATTCCAAATCTTAATATTATCCAAATAAACATTCGAAAACCAAACATCAAATAAACATTCAAAATActcctaaaaaatattaaagactaAATTAGTAGATCTTTTCTCAATAGcaaataatagtaaaatataaaatatgaatcgataaattctatcttttttattttcgcattttttttcacaaaaaaattaattgaaattaattaattaaaaagtttattttttatactttctCAAATTTTGTGCCCATTTTCGTATTTTTTGTCAACGAATATGCTCATTGTCTgcaaaaatagaataattttttcCCATTTTTGCATATTTTGCCTGTGAAAATGACACAGACTTTTTTATTTCCATTTACattagatataaaaataataataataaaaaagttcaAGATATTTTCCGTTTCTATGCTTGTGAAAATGGCTAAATATTTTAGCATATTTTCGTTTCACTACTAGTGAAAATagatacaatttatttttatgtatttttgctGCCACAGCCTACGAAAATGCCTAATAATGCATAAATGTGTAATTggctttaattttaaataaatcagTAAATgaaggatttttttaattatatattaaaaaataaaaaatggataccatttttcttcttttcatgaTTACttgttactttttttaaataattataaaaatatttaacaaaaaataaaaaaaattaaaatttaatttatttaatatttattaattatatttaaaataaaatatttttttgtctttttaatatTATGGAAGTAATTATTCGCAAATAAAAATCTTACAATTATTATTAGTGAGTGACAACAAAATTAACGGCTGATCATGCTATGGTAATGATTAATGAATAGACATTTATTTTCACGTGCCACCTCTGCGCGTAACCCATAACTATTTCATTGGAATATACAATTTGTTATCTTCTGACATTACAAactgtaattatttttgtttttttttttttaattatcatccAAGCCGATATTGTGTACTACTAGTAGGAGGAAGGAGCCGCCACATTCTCTACGGTTGTTTCTTCTTTCACGTGTTCTGCCTAATGATTATTATGGACTTTGTGTCAACTAACTTAAAAAGCCCATTGAATTCCATTCTCTTTTATAATTGGCTGAAACTCAATTATTTTGCTTTTGTAttggtaaaatttatttatttgattaattaaatagCTAAAGccacataaataaataacaaaagaagAGTTGTAACTTGTAAGGGCCGCCAAGCCAAGGCTCAATAATGTTAGGTTACTAGCTAGAAATACCGTCTCATTGTTAATTATCTTATAACTCTTGAACTAATATTCTTACTCTTATAATTTGGATATGTTAATTGCATAAAGCAAAACAAATCTATGACAATATGTTATTAAAGAGTTATACtacatatacattaaaattagctaCTAAAGTCAGccactaatataaaatacatattagaatataaatatatattaaaaataaattaaaccatacatatatttatacataaatacattgataactaattttaatagctgattttagtgtacaaatagtatttttggttattaaattaaaagtcaTATTATGATTATCAGTTGTAGAGTAATAACATCAATTACCTACTCCCttctttttattactttataaCTTTATATATCTATCATTTTTAcaattaattcatatatttttctgAATTAATAGAttgatgattttgaatttttgttaattattttaaatagaagataaatgaatgtttttttagaaatttttaaatatttataattgtgatttttttattttatataatatttaaagtaGAAACAGAgttagataaaatattagaaaaaaactaaaaatatttatataataaactaatattaaaataaaatttaaaaaaaaataaattaaaatttatatataatttacatataaaaaattaaaattaaaggacCATCGCCCCTTTTCTACCACTTGATCCGCCTCTGATTTAAGGAGATATTTAAAACCATTTTAAAATACTTTATCACCACCACTATATATTACTATAGACTTGAAAGTCGCTAATCGAGTAAGAGTTAAACCAATCGTATAAGCAAAATGCATTTGAGCTTTCAACCAAAAAGGATTTCGACAGCAATTGATTCTAAGGAAACAATGATagaattttaagaaaataatgttAACGAAAAAGATGGAAAGATATAGACATGCATCCAATAATGATAgccttattattttttacaactATGAAATATATCTAATCACAATTATTATTGAATGCaaacttttatattaaaaacttGTAGCTTTTATATGAATACGTACAGAAAGTTCTTACATTTATAGCTCTATATCACTTTATACTTGATCTAAATATCTTTAtaacaattaaaataacaaatatcctatatatataataattaagtgaaaacaattgaaattttatttaatttagcaaatatttttataaatttaattttatgtacggttagtataaataaattttacttagatatctaattttatattgtcatattaaaaaaataattatctttaaatttgttactaaaacataattaataatctaaatgtacataaagaaaacaaatagTTAGATTCATAATATCActctattatattttaatattaaaaaagaaaacaaatagtTAGATTCATAATATTTCTGTTTCCAAGAAATTATCCCTTTATTTTGTCGTGTTataatttgtttttgttaaaaaagaACTTATTCCAACAAATTTTCTGGGGTAGGAGACGAGAAAGGATAACTATTACCAAGGTCGCCATGTCATTATTACGTGGAAGACTATTTTCCAAGCTGGAAACTAATAaggaagagaaataaaaaaaaaagaaaactaaaaaataagtcAATTGCATAGCTTTCATTTTCAAAGGGGCAAAAGGGACTGtttaattaagaaaaggaagaagcaaCCGAGAAAATTGGCAGCTAAAAAGGTTGACGGTCTTTATTATCCCTTTATCCATTCCAAAGGGTCATTTATGATTTATCGCGAAACTTAGAATCTAGATGATGGATATTTATGGGAGTGGATTCTCTccgataaaaaaattagttagtgtttagtataaaattttatcatttattttttttaatattaaaaaaatggaaataatCCATTTCCGGATAGCCACCCCTATGGTCAAAATTAAAGATTTCATGAAGAGGAGAGCTAACTTAATATATATgacaaattaaaatcaaaacatttgtttatatataaatttattataatacaataatctgtaaaaaaaataatttttatatactattaatataaacgaattttatacaaatgagtaattatatattatcatatcaactaacaaaaataattaatttttatttacttattttaacatataaatcTAATTagatgattatttaaaattatttatgctATCagaatattgaaattaaattttttataaaattataaatttatgaaaatatatgagtataagtaatataataaaatgtatGTACGATAATATATcttaaatttcttattttatatcaaAGATTTTTTATAAAGTAAAACTTATCAATTATCATATTGATTGAACGTTCTAATTTCTTNNNNNNNNNNNNNNNNNNNNNNNNNNNNNNNNNNNNNNNNNNNNNNNNNNNNNNNNNNNNNNNNNNNNNNNNNNNNNNNNNNNNNNNNNNNNNNNNNNNNNNNNNNNNNNNNNNNNNNNNNNNNNNNNNNNNNNNNNNNNNNNNNNNNNNNNNNNNNNNNNNNNNNNNNNNNNNNNNNNATATTAGGAGAGACTCAAACGGTCAAACCTAATATTTCTGTACCAAAAAGGGTAGGACTGCACCTGCACATGAATAGGATCATACTCGCATATCCACAGTATTTATCCACATACATCCGATCCGCACTTTGGTAAGatctttctctcctctctcACCTAAATCCAGTCCTATTCACTGTCCCAGACTCGCCATTCATATCATCCATCATTGTCGTTCATCTCCGTCACCGAAGCGTCATTCATCATTGCGTCTCCTCCGTCGTCAGCTCAGACCACTGAGACTACGTCTACTTCTCCATCTCCATTGTCGCGTCGTCGTCTCCTCCTTCGACGCGGTGGTTGTCTCCTCCATCGGTGCAGTCGATTGTCATCGTCTTTGTTCGTCGTCATTGTTCATCACTGCTCGCTTATCACTACTCCTCGCCTACTCTTTCGTCGCTTGCAtcctttcttcattttgtttgtgCTTCTCTAATGCGGATCTGCTTCTGCTCAATTAGGGTtccaattctattttttttattttgttgataattgatttttgaaatacaGATCTATTTTTGCTTGTTGTTTCTTGATctaattctgtttattttacttttgatttattgtttctatttctattgttaaaaaaaatgcgtttattaatttttgaaatgtaTATTTTTGTTACTGTTGTGGTGCCTGTAATTGATATATTGTAGTATAAACATTGATGACAAATTAAGGATTTAGGgtttcaatttctatttttttgttgattcttttaaaattaaaaatattttatttttacggATATATTCGAAATCCGATTCAATCCTATCTGCAAATGTACAGATCAGATCCAAATACAAAAAGTGCGAATATTGGATCTGATTCGATCCGATCAGATTAGTGCGGATCGGATCAAGATTTCGGCCATATCCAATCCGATTCGTGTGTATCCCTAAGGAAGGGGTTAACTTCCAtctaagctataatttattagCTTGAATATAATTATACTACACCACATCTCAAAAACTACAATAACAAACTGGAAGGAGTAAAAATGGATCTATAGTCCaattagaaaaattttattaagagtAGAATTTACTACAAATAGAGTAATAGTGATAGAATAAAAGAAAACCATGAATTGAGTAATTTGTATCTTTCCTTCTTTATAATTTCATCAATGGAATTATACACTCCctcttacttttttttaatttctctctaattgattaattttttttcttattctaaaTTCTCCTCCTTACCATGGTGCTTTCATTGACc
The genomic region above belongs to Arachis duranensis cultivar V14167 chromosome 3, aradu.V14167.gnm2.J7QH, whole genome shotgun sequence and contains:
- the LOC107477947 gene encoding uncharacterized protein LOC107477947, with product MSDYRYFQSRAILAPTLESVEKVNDFVLTIFSGMEKEYLSSDTTCQADENEDVKQEWFTSEFLNDIKCSGLLNHKLTLKPGVAVMLLRNIDQTSGLCNGTRLIVNKLGSNVIGATVVSGRNIGDKVYIPRMNLIPSDSGLPFKFQRRQFSLTIFFAMTINMSQDQSLSHVRLYLPKSMFIYGQLYVALSRVKSRSGLRVLILNEDGNPKSSTTNVVFKEVFNNI